A single region of the Salvia splendens isolate huo1 chromosome 18, SspV2, whole genome shotgun sequence genome encodes:
- the LOC121776187 gene encoding putative RING-H2 finger protein ATL21A has protein sequence MELVIKLTLFITFILSSHKIQAQKNHCPPQYCGTNPLPIQFPFTLQGHQQPQNCGGYPGFSLTCSGDIGGRGAPLLTLPYSRNFSVRYISYLIQEIQLYDADGCLPRKLMALNLTSSPFEAMYMDEFVFLSCPRAVVAGTGLATVDCLGNSTSAVVATTSGTLSGSMSMCTPMFTLPIPVSWDDGGGGSGSGDWLSSDVKDLNP, from the coding sequence ATGGAACTTGTCATAAAACTCACCCTCTTCATCACTTTCATCCTCTCCTCCCACAAAATCCAAGCTCAAAAAAACCATTGCCCACCACAATACTGTGGAACCAACCCCTTACCTATCCAATTCCCCTTCACACTGCAGGGACATCAGCAGCCTCAAAACTGCGGCGGCTACCCCGGCTTCTCCCTCACTTGCTCCGGCGATATTGGAGGGAGAGGAGCCCCTCTCTTGACCCTCCCATATTCCAGAAACTTCTCCGTCCGCTACATAAGCTACCTCATTCAAGAGATCCAACTCTACGACGCGGACGGCTGCCTCCCGCGGAAGCTCATGGCCCTCAACCTGACCTCCTCGCCCTTCGAGGCCATGTACATGGACGAGTTCGTCTTCCTCAGCTGCCCCCGGGCCGTGGTGGCCGGGACGGGCCTCGCCACCGTCGACTGCCTCGGGAACTCCACCTCCGCGGTCGTGGCCACCACTTCGGGGACCCTCTCCGGGTCGATGAGCATGTGCACGCCTATGTTCACGCTCCCGATCCCCGTGTCGTGGGACGACGGCGGCGGAGGAAGTGGAAGTGGTGATTGGCTGTCGTCGgatgttaaggacctaaatccgtaa
- the LOC121776879 gene encoding putative RING-H2 finger protein ATL21A yields MDFLSGLPRTGGMDCIFVVVDRLSKYAHFTGLHHPFSAKQIADLFTKEIVRLHGIPRSIVSDRDPILLELILAGVVSSYGYQTQDELRISPRNGWPNGGNSNNLCPTSHCPNNTLPVKYPFRIQGYHTPQCSYTDLRCSSEGAVIINLPNFGDFYVRDIRYGQEDPLILLYDPQKCLPKRFMASNYSSFKPGKAAYFLYYTFYSCPPEEIARTGFPTIACLSNSSSAVVATHAVSRQTMTDMYSCKEVVTSSVAVAGRVPPDFIGDETDFALEWRAGSCVSCPYMGTGVVSGPVWMALVMIVYSTIIVPGIICIGCCVSFISMFRKELKANRSNAPTSISNAP; encoded by the exons ATGGATTTTCTCTCCGGTCTTCCCAGGACAGGTGGGATGGATTGCATCTTCGTGGTAGTGGATCGTTTGTCCAAATACGCCCACTTTACTGGACTCCACCACCCGTTCTCAGCAAAACAGATCGCAGACCTGTTCACTAAAGAGATAGTGAGGCTTCATGGCATCCCAAGATCCATCGTTTCAGACCGAGACCCAATTTTGCTTGAGCTCATTTTGGCAGGAGTTGTTTCGAGCTACGGGTACCAAACTCAAGATGAGCTCCGCATATCACCCAGAAACGGATGGCCAAACGGAG GAAACTCTAACAACCTATGCCCAACTTCACATTGTCCAAACAACACCTTGCCTGTCAAATACCCTTTCAGAATACAAGGCTATCACACTCCACAGTGCAGCTATACTGATCTCAGATGCAGCAGTGAAGGTGCAGTGATCATAAACCTTCCTAACTTCGGAGATTTCTACGTACGAGACATACGTTATGGACAAGAAGACCCTCTGATCTTGCTCTATGACCCTCAGAAATGTCTCCCTAAGCGATTCATGGCCTCAAACTATTCGTCGTTCAAACCTGGGAAGGCTGCATATTTTCTTTACTACACCTTCTACAGCTGCCCTCCTGAAGAAATTGCTCGGACAGGATTTCCGACCATTGCTTGTCTAAGCAACTCCTCGAGTGCTGTAGTAGCTACTCACGCAGTTTCAAGGCAGACGATGACAGACATGTATAGCTGCAAGGAGGTTGTTACCTCATCTGTGGCAGTTGCAGGGCGCGTTCCACCAGATTTTATTGGAGACGAGACTGATTTTGCTTTGGAATGGCGTGCCGGTAGCTGTGTGAGTTGCCCTTATATGGGAACAG GAGTGGTTTCGGGTCCTGTTTGGATGGCCTTAGTTATGATCGTTTACTCTACAATAATAGTGCCGGGTATAATCTGCATAGGCTGCTGTGTGAGTTTCATCTCAATGTTTAGGAAGGAACTCAAGGCGAATAGGTCAAATGCACCTACTAGCATCTCAAATGCACCTTAG